In one Gopherus evgoodei ecotype Sinaloan lineage chromosome 1, rGopEvg1_v1.p, whole genome shotgun sequence genomic region, the following are encoded:
- the SLITRK5 gene encoding SLIT and NTRK-like protein 5 yields MYACCSTVTLEQDSNKRMHIWMLQTIAVALTSLVLSWAESIEYYGEICDKACPCEEKDSILTVSCENRGIISLFEISPPRFPVYHLLLSGNLLNRLYPNQFVNYTGASILHLGSNDIQDIETGAFHGLRGLRRLHLNNNKLELLRDDTFLGLESLEYLQVDYNYISTIEPNAFSKLHLLQVLILNDNLLSSLPNNLFRFVPLTHLDLRGNRLKLLPYLGLLQHMDKVVELQLEENPWNCSCELIALKDWLDSISYSALVGDVVCETPFRLHGRDLDEVSKQELCPRRLISDYEMRPQTPLSTTGYFHTTPASVNSVATSSSAVYKSPLKPPKGTRQPNKTRVRPTSRLPSKDLGYSNYGPSIAYQTKSPVPLECPTACTCNLQISDLGLNVNCQERKIESISELQPKPYNPKKMYLTENYIALVRRADFLDATGLDLLHLGNNRISVIQDRAFGDLTNLRRLYLNGNRIERLSPELFYGLQSLQYLFLQYNIIRDIEAGTFESVPNLQLLFLNNNLLRSLPASIFSGLTLYRLSLRSNHFSYLPVSGVLDQLKSLLQIDLHENPWDCTCDVVGMKLWLEQLNTGVLVDQVICESPKKFAQSDMRTIRSELLCPDYSDIIVSTPTPSSIQLPGGTTLFSSTVRLNSTGAAGGAASSGGGGGPPSSSVPLSVLILSLLLVFIMSVFVAAGLFVLVMKRRKKGQGDPASANNSDVSSFNMQYSVYGSDHHHHPAPQPPRHPRGGGQALPKVKTPAGHVYEYIPHPLGHMCKNPIYRSREGNAGEDYKDLHELKVTYSNHHLQQGPPPPPPPGEDEPLRSPTYSVSTIQPRDELLSPVQDADRFYRGILEPDKHSSSSLGTPGNNIPDYPKFPAAYTYTPNYDLMRPHQYLYPGAGDSRLRETVLYSPPSTVYVEPNRNEYLELKAKLNAEPDYLEVLEKQTTFSQF; encoded by the coding sequence ATGTATGCATGCTGCTCTACAGTAACTTTGGAACAGGACTCCAACAAAAGAATGCATATCTGGATGCTGCAGACGATAGCGGTTGCTTTAACATCGCTAGTCCTGTCGTGGGCAGAAAGCATCGAGTATTATGGGGAAATCTGCGATAAGGCGTGTCCTTGCGAGGAAAAGGACAGCATCTTAACAGTGAGCTGTGAAAACAGAGGGATCATCAGCCTTTTCGAGATCAGCCCACCAAGATTCCCTGTCTATCACCTCTTGTTATCTGGGAACCTTTTGAATAGACTCTACCCAAACCAGTTTGTTAATTACACTGGGGCTTCGATTTTGCATCTAGGGAGCAATGACATACAAGACATCGAAACGGGGGCCTTTCATGGCCTGCGGGGCTTAAGGAGGCTGCACCTGAACAATAACAAGCTGGAACTATTAAGGGATGACACATTCCTTGGTCTGGAGAGTTTGGAGTATCTACAAGTCGATTATAATTACATCAGCACTATTGAACCTAATGCTTTCAGCAAACTGCATTTGCTGCAGGTGCTGATCCTCAATGATAACCTCCTCTCCAGTTTGCCCAACAACCTTTTCCGTTTTGTGCCCTTAACTCACCTGGACTTGAGGGGTAACCGGCTGAAGCTGCtgccctacctgggccttttgcAGCACATGGATAAAGTGGTGGAGCTGCAGTTGGAGGAGAACCCATGGAATTGCTCTTGCGAGTTGATCGCTCTGAAAGATTGGCTAGACAGTATCTCCTACTCGGCTCTGGTGGGGGATGTGGTTTGTGAAACCCCTTTCCGCTTGCACGGCCGAGACTTGGATGAAGTCTCCAAGCAGGAGCTTTGCCCTCGGAGACTCATCTCGGATTATGAAATGCGACCGCAGACACCTTTGAGCACCACAGGATATTTCCACACTACCCCGGCCTCGGTCAACTCCGTGGCCACTTCTTCCTCGGCTGTTTACAAATCCCCCTTGAAGCCCCCTAAAGGGACCCGTCAACCAAACAAGACCAGGGTGCGTCCCACCTCCCGCCTGCCCTCCAAAGACCTGGGATACAGCAATTACGGCCCCAGCATTGCCTACCAGACCAAATCCCCGGTGCCTTTGGAGTGTCCCACCGCCTGCACTTGCAACCTGCAGATCTCCGACCTGGGCCTCAATGTCAATTGCCAGGAGAGGAAGATCGAAAGTATCTCCGAACTACAGCCCAAACCCTACAACCCCAAGAAGATGTATCTGACCGAGAACTACATCGCCCTGGTGCGCAGGGCGGATTTCCTTGACGCCACCGGGCTGGATTTGTTGCACCTGGGCAACAACCGGATCTCGGTCATTCAGGACCGGGCCTTTGGGGATCTAACTAATTTGAGAAGACTCTACCTGAACGGGAACCGGATCGAGCGGCTGAGCCCGGAGCTGTTCTACGGGCTGCAGAGCCTGCAGTACCTCTTCCTGCAGTACAACATCATCCGGGACATCGAGGCGGGAACCTTTGAGTCAGTCCCAAACCTCCAGCTCTTGTTTTTGAACAACAACCTGCTGAGATCTTTGCCCGCCAGCATTTTTTCCGGCCTGACTCTCTACAGGCTGAGCCTAAGGAGCAACCACTTCTCCTACCTGCCTGTGAGCGGGGTGCTGGACCAGCTGAAATCCCTGCTACAGATCGACCTGCACGAGAACCCCTGGGATTGCACTTGCGATGTGGTGGGCATGAAGCTGTGGCTGGAGCAGCTCAACACCGGGGTGCTGGTGGACCAGGTCATCTGCGAGTCCCCCAAGAAGTTCGCCCAGAGCGACATGCGGACCATCAGGTCGGAGCTGCTGTGCCCGGACTACTCAGACATCATCGtctccacccctaccccctcctcCATCCAGCTGCCGGGCGGGACCACCCTTTTCTCCTCCACCGTGCGGCTCAACAGCACGGGCGCGGCGGGGGGCGCGGCGTCCTCCGGCGGCGGGGGCGGACCCCCCTCGTCGTCGGTGCCGCTGTCGGTGCTGATCCTGAGCCTGCTGCTGGTGTTCATCATGTCGGTGTTCGTGGCGGCGGGGCTCTTCGTGCTGGTGATGAAGCGCCGGAAGAAAGGCCAGGGCGACCCGGCCAGCGCCAACAACTCCGACGTGAGCTCCTTCAACATGCAGTACAGCGTCTACGGCAgcgaccaccaccaccacccggcGCCGCAGCCGCCCCGCCACCCCCGCGGCGGCGGCCAGGCCCTGCCCAAAGTGAAGACCCCCGCTGGCCACGTGTACGAGTACATCCCGCACCCGCTGGGCCACATGTGCAAGAACCCCATCTATCGCTCCCGGGAGGGCAACGCGGGCGAGGATTACAAAGACCTGCACGAGCTCAAGGTCACCTACAGCAACCACCACTTGCAGCAAGGGCCGCCGCCCCCGCCGCCCCCGGGGGAGGACGAGCCCCTGCGGAGCCCCACTTACAGCGTCAGCACCATCCAGCCCCGGGATGAGCTGCTGTCCCCGGTGCAAGACGCCGATCGCTTTTACCGGGGCATTTTGGAGCCCGACAAACACTCCTCCTCCTCGCTGGGCACCCCCGGCAATAATATCCCCGATTACCCCAAGTTCCCCGCCGCCTACACCTACACCCCCAACTATGACCTTATGCGGCCCCATCAGTACTTGTACCCCGGGGCGGGGGACAGCAGGCTCCGGGAGACGGTGCTCTATAGCCCACCGAGTACTGTCTATGTAGAGCCCAACAGGAACGAGTATCTGGAGTTAAAAGCAAAACTAAACGCAGAGCCGGACTACCTCGAAGTGCTGGAAAAACAGACCACATTCAGCCAGTTCTGa